A single window of Mycolicibacterium aurum DNA harbors:
- a CDS encoding SixA phosphatase family protein, whose protein sequence is MSDRYRTLLLLRHAKSDYPDGVADHDRPLAPRGIREGALAGEWIAANVGTVDAVLCSSATRTRQTLERTGITAPVEYVDRIYDATPGIVIEEINAVQSRFDADVSTLLVVGHEPVMSMLAMSLADEESSSGPAAQKLSAKFPTSSIAVLRVSSPWDQVAMRGAELVDFHTAR, encoded by the coding sequence ATGAGCGACCGATACCGCACGCTGCTGCTGCTCCGCCACGCCAAGTCGGACTATCCGGACGGAGTGGCCGATCACGACCGGCCACTGGCCCCGCGGGGCATCCGCGAAGGCGCGTTGGCAGGCGAGTGGATCGCCGCGAACGTCGGGACCGTGGACGCGGTGCTGTGTTCGTCGGCGACCCGCACCCGACAGACGCTGGAACGCACCGGGATCACCGCGCCCGTCGAGTACGTCGACCGGATCTACGACGCGACGCCCGGCATCGTCATCGAGGAGATCAACGCGGTGCAGTCCCGATTCGATGCCGACGTCAGCACGCTGCTGGTCGTCGGGCACGAGCCGGTGATGTCCATGCTCGCGATGAGCCTGGCGGACGAGGAATCCAGCAGCGGCCCTGCCGCCCAGAAACTTTCGGCGAAGTTCCCGACGTCGTCCATCGCGGTGCTCCGCGTCTCGTCACCGTGGGATCAGGTCGCGATGCGCGGTGCCGAGCTGGTCGACTTCCACACGGCGCGCTAA
- a CDS encoding DUF3558 domain-containing protein, with the protein MTRRVLKGAVAALAGLVVLTGCTQTVEGTAARSGSGDVPRNDNSERKYPNLLKECEVLTEDILAETVGADPLDIQSTFVGAICRWQAANPAGLVDITRFWFETGSLDNERSVAEQLQYQIEDRNVAGIQSIVMRPNDPNGACGVASDAAGVVGWWVNPQTPGMDACGMAIKLMELTLATRA; encoded by the coding sequence ATGACCCGCCGAGTGCTCAAAGGGGCCGTTGCCGCGCTGGCCGGCCTGGTCGTACTGACCGGATGCACGCAGACGGTCGAGGGCACCGCAGCCAGGTCCGGCTCCGGTGACGTGCCCCGCAACGACAACTCCGAACGCAAGTACCCGAACCTGCTCAAGGAGTGCGAGGTCCTCACCGAGGACATCCTCGCCGAGACCGTGGGCGCCGACCCGCTGGACATCCAGAGCACCTTCGTCGGCGCGATCTGCCGCTGGCAGGCCGCCAACCCGGCCGGGTTGGTCGACATCACCAGGTTCTGGTTCGAGACGGGCAGCCTCGACAATGAGCGCAGCGTCGCCGAGCAGCTGCAGTATCAGATCGAAGACCGCAATGTCGCCGGCATCCAGTCGATCGTCATGCGACCCAACGACCCCAACGGCGCCTGCGGCGTCGCCAGCGATGCCGCAGGCGTGGTCGGCTGGTGGGTCAACCCGCAGACGCCCGGCATGGACGCGTGCGGGATGGCGATCAAGCTCATGGAACTGACCCTGGCCACGCGCGCTTAG
- a CDS encoding DUF3558 domain-containing protein, which yields MHGVTPSFRGRRRPAKALAVAAAALLPVLAACSDSDPQGPVVPTTDAPEQNISHGPFFPECGGVSDEEIANQTRVPGLVNTAKTSVGCQWLSGGSILGPHFSFSWFRGSPIGRERKTMELSRTSVEDINIEGHDGFIGINEDPDPKIGVNLCEVGIQFGDDFIEWSISFAQPPYPDACEVAKELTRQSIVNSK from the coding sequence GTGCATGGCGTGACCCCCAGCTTCCGCGGACGTCGTCGCCCGGCTAAGGCGCTGGCCGTTGCTGCTGCGGCCTTGCTTCCGGTGCTCGCAGCGTGCTCAGATTCCGACCCTCAGGGCCCCGTGGTGCCCACCACCGACGCCCCGGAGCAGAACATCTCGCACGGGCCGTTCTTCCCCGAGTGCGGCGGCGTCAGCGACGAGGAGATCGCCAACCAGACCCGGGTGCCCGGCCTGGTGAACACGGCCAAGACCTCGGTCGGGTGCCAGTGGCTGTCCGGCGGATCCATCCTGGGCCCGCACTTCTCGTTCTCCTGGTTCCGTGGCAGCCCCATCGGCCGCGAGCGCAAGACCATGGAGCTGTCGCGCACCAGCGTCGAAGACATCAACATCGAGGGTCACGACGGCTTCATCGGGATCAACGAGGACCCCGACCCGAAGATCGGGGTCAACCTCTGCGAAGTCGGCATCCAGTTCGGCGACGACTTCATCGAATGGTCCATCAGCTTCGCCCAGCCGCCGTACCCCGACGCGTGCGAAGTCGCCAAGGAACTCACCCGCCAGTCGATTGTGAACTCCAAATGA
- a CDS encoding ABC transporter ATP-binding protein, whose translation MLWGLLRRYARPYRPLLAVVASLQVVSTLATLYLPTVNAAIIDDGVAQGDLRRIMELGAVMLAVTAVQVVCAVGAVYFGSKASMGVGRDLRSDMFHHVTGFSAEETARFGAPSLLTRTTNDVQQIQLLVQLTATMLVTAPIMCVGGILMAIHQDAGLSWLLVVSVPVLALTNYWIVSHLLPIFRRVQRQIDSINRVMREQLTGLRVVRAFAREPFERKRFAEANTALADSALEAGRWQALMLPVTTLVINISSVALIWFGGMRIDSGQMQVGSLIAFLSYFMQILVAVLMATFILVIIPRASVCAERITEVFGTEPAITSSPDAIAPSTVNGEIRFDAATFSYAGADRPVLQDVSFVARPGTTTAVVGSTGSGKSTLVSLICRLYDVTGGSVSVDGVDVRDLDIERLWALIGLVPQRGYLFSGTIADNLYYGKADATEDEMWEALRVACADDFVRAHPDGLSMRVAQGGMNFSGGQRQRLAIARAVIRRPLVYLFDDSFSALDVHTDARVRERVRAASAGSTVLIVSQRISTVATAELIVVVDDGRVVGSGTHDELLQTCQAYREFADSQSVSAGER comes from the coding sequence ATGCTCTGGGGGCTGCTCCGACGGTACGCGCGCCCGTACCGGCCGCTGCTCGCGGTCGTGGCGTCCCTTCAGGTCGTCAGCACGCTGGCGACGCTGTATCTGCCGACGGTCAACGCGGCCATCATCGACGACGGTGTCGCCCAGGGCGACCTGCGCCGGATCATGGAGCTGGGGGCGGTGATGCTGGCCGTGACCGCCGTTCAGGTGGTGTGCGCCGTCGGCGCCGTGTACTTCGGATCGAAGGCGAGCATGGGTGTCGGCCGAGACCTGCGCTCGGACATGTTCCACCACGTCACCGGCTTTTCGGCGGAGGAGACCGCACGGTTCGGCGCGCCGTCGCTGCTGACGCGGACCACCAACGACGTCCAGCAGATCCAACTGCTGGTTCAGCTGACCGCAACGATGCTCGTCACCGCCCCCATCATGTGCGTCGGCGGCATCTTGATGGCGATCCATCAGGACGCCGGCCTGTCCTGGCTGCTTGTGGTGAGTGTGCCGGTGCTGGCGCTGACCAACTACTGGATCGTGTCGCATCTGTTGCCGATCTTCCGCCGGGTGCAACGCCAGATCGACTCGATCAACCGCGTGATGCGAGAGCAGCTGACCGGCCTGCGGGTGGTGCGCGCGTTCGCGCGGGAACCCTTCGAGCGCAAGCGTTTCGCCGAAGCCAACACCGCACTCGCCGACAGCGCGCTGGAGGCCGGCCGCTGGCAGGCGCTGATGCTTCCGGTGACGACCCTGGTGATCAACATCTCCAGCGTGGCGCTCATCTGGTTCGGCGGGATGCGTATCGACTCCGGTCAGATGCAGGTCGGCTCGCTCATCGCATTCCTGTCGTACTTCATGCAGATACTCGTCGCGGTGCTGATGGCCACCTTCATCCTCGTCATCATCCCGCGCGCATCGGTCTGCGCCGAACGGATCACGGAGGTGTTCGGCACCGAACCTGCGATCACCAGCTCCCCCGACGCCATCGCACCGTCGACCGTCAACGGCGAAATCCGATTCGACGCAGCGACGTTCAGCTACGCCGGCGCGGACCGGCCGGTGCTGCAGGACGTCTCGTTCGTCGCACGCCCGGGCACGACGACGGCCGTCGTCGGGTCCACCGGATCGGGCAAGTCCACGTTGGTGTCCCTGATCTGCCGGCTCTACGACGTCACCGGCGGATCGGTGAGCGTTGACGGCGTCGACGTGCGGGACCTCGACATCGAACGGCTGTGGGCCCTCATCGGGCTGGTCCCCCAGCGCGGGTACCTGTTCTCGGGCACCATTGCCGACAACCTGTACTACGGCAAGGCGGACGCGACCGAGGACGAGATGTGGGAGGCGCTGCGGGTGGCGTGCGCCGACGACTTCGTCCGCGCTCACCCCGACGGTCTGTCGATGCGGGTGGCCCAGGGCGGCATGAACTTCTCCGGTGGCCAGCGGCAGCGGCTGGCCATCGCGCGCGCCGTGATCCGGCGGCCGCTGGTCTACCTGTTCGACGACTCGTTCTCCGCGCTGGACGTGCACACCGACGCGCGCGTACGGGAGCGGGTGCGGGCTGCGTCCGCGGGATCCACAGTGCTGATTGTGTCCCAGCGGATCTCGACCGTGGCCACCGCCGAGCTGATCGTCGTCGTCGACGACGGCCGGGTGGTGGGGTCGGGCACCCACGACGAACTGCTCCAGACATGCCAGGCGTACCGCGAGTTCGCGGATTCGCAGTCGGTGTCGGCCGGAGAACGATGA